The DNA sequence TGCCGAGGTAAAAGGAATGATGGGCGGAGCATCCTCCAGTTCTTCCTCCAAGTCATCTTCTTCGACTTACGATCCCCAACAAGAAATTGAAAAATTGAAAAAAGAAAACCGAGAGCTGAAGCAGAAGGTTAAAGAATTGGAAGCAAAAATCAAAACACAGGAAAGCGATAGCTCTTCCCGCCAGAAGTGGGGAAACTAAGCTGGACTTTCGGTGAAAGTCCGTCGAGCCCGCCTGGCTAGTCGGACAGGAGATGCGGTCCGCTTCGCGTCCCTAGTGTAGAGAGTATAGGGATAGCAAAGAATTAGGCAATTATTTCCAACTTCAAGGAGAAAATTCGATGTTGGGTAATTAAAAAATAGTTTCCACTAGCGTATTACATCCCTATATCCTCTACCAAAAAATCCTTCTACGACCTTCGGCAAATGCCGGAAGTCGAGATAACTTTAACTAAAATCTCAACATCATGACTATTATCCTTCTTGCCGTACAAGCCGGGCTAGGCTCCTTCCTCATCAAGGTGCTCTTGATGGGATTGGTACTTATGGGCGCTGCTTATTTACTCAACGGGGTAGCTATTGAAGATTTTACCCGCGCCATTATTGTTGCTTTTGTACTCGCCATCCTGAATGCAACGCTCGGGGTATTTCTTGATTTTATCACCGCACCACTTCGCTGGATTACACTAGGCTTGTTTAGTCTGGTCGTCGATGCTGTTGTTTTGATGATTGCTGCCCACTTTTTAAAGGGATTTACGATTAAAAGCTTCAGTTGGGCACTCTTAATGGCTATTTTTGTGGCTGTTGCAAATGTCTTTTTGCATTTTTCTTAGTGACGGATTAAAAATAACTGCCCCCGTTTTTGATTCGCTAAAATTTTCTAAGCAAGCGACTAACAGGAGCTTGCGTGAAAATATTCGCGAATCAGTAGAAAAAACGGGGGCAGTTATTTCCGTCTTTTTACTTAGTCAATTTTATGAATCACTTGTCGCAATTGTACCTTTTTATCCTGGCTTTCATCGGACTCTATTTGAGTATACCCTTGGCGGGACAACAAGAGGCCAGGTGGTCGATTGGCGCAAGTGCTGGACAAACAATATACCAGGGAGACATCAGCCAGGACGGCTTTGGCTCGCTGCGTGGTAATACCTACGTCTGGGGTGGTAGTTTGCGCTATCGCCCCAGTGATTTTTGGTCTGTAGGCTTGCAAGGGCACTACGGCGAATTAGCAGGAGCCGATCGTTTTTACACCAATGATCCCTACCGAATTGCCCGCGATTTTGAATTTACGACCACCTTTAAAGACATTGCTTTTACGACCCAATTTTATCCCCTGGGGCGGCTTCGGCTCCAGCCGGAGGTGGGTATTGGTATCGGATTGGTAAGTTATTCACCGGAGGCTTTTTTGCTCGACAATACC is a window from the Lewinella sp. LCG006 genome containing:
- a CDS encoding phage holin family protein, translating into MTIILLAVQAGLGSFLIKVLLMGLVLMGAAYLLNGVAIEDFTRAIIVAFVLAILNATLGVFLDFITAPLRWITLGLFSLVVDAVVLMIAAHFLKGFTIKSFSWALLMAIFVAVANVFLHFS